TGATGGCATTTGAAATAAGGTTGTAAACCACCGAGCGCAGGTTCTTCTTAGAGAAGCGGATGTTTGGGCAGTCCGCTACATCAACGTGCAGCGTGGCATTGGCAGCTTCGAGTTGTGGCTTTAGGTCAAGTTTTATGTTGCCAATCACCTCCTCCAGGTCAACCAATTCGGTGCCCTGGTTATTTTCCTTCTGCAGTTTCGTTACCTCCGTCAGGTGCTCGATAGTGCTTTTAAACCGCTGGATGGATTCTTCAATCATGGCCGGTACACTCTCCAACCCCTCACCAGCCAATGCCTCGGCTGGAAGTGAGTTTAGGAGCACCCGCACCAGGCCTTCAATGTTGAAAATAGGAGCCTTCAGGTCATGTGAAGCCGTATAGATAAAGTTATCTAAGTCAATATTGGTGCGCGTGAGCTGCTCATTGGTTGCACTTAGCTCCATGTTGGTGGCCGCGAGTTGATCCGACAGTTGCTGCAGTTCCGTCTCCTGTTTTTTCCGTTCGGAAATATCGATTGCGATAGCTGCCAAACCAAGTATCTCCCCGGTTTCAGGGTCCTTGATGGAAAAGCTGTTGTAATGCACCGGAATGTCTGCACCTGTCTGGAAATGCCTCAGATTTCTTTCACCGGTCCAGCGGCCATTTTCCTTTAGCGCGGGTAACAAAGACGCTTCTGCAGCCGCTTTGTCATCCTCATGAAAGTAGTCCGTAATTTTTACCTGCTTCACCTGTGCGGCAGTGAGCCCTACCAACTCAAGCCCGGCCTGGTTCAGGTATACCCCGCGTCCTGAGGGAGAAGCCAAGCTTATGAAGTCATTGCTGTTTTCCACCAGTTCTACCTGTTGCTGCTGCTGCTTGGTAAGTTTCTGGAATGCTTTGTTGGAGCGGGAAAGTTCTGCATTGGCGGCAAGGAGTTTGTCGGCTAGCGCTTTGGCCTCTCTTTCGCTTTTCTCTATTTTCTGCAGTACCAGCTTTTGTTCCGTCACGTCGTTTACGAGCGTGAAAAATCCTTCTACCTTGCCCTGCTGGATGTCGGGCACATAACTGGTGCGGATGTGCTTTACAAAATCTTCGCGGTACGGCATCCTGCTTTCAAAATCAAGCCGCTCCCCGGCAAGTGCGCGGTCAATATAGGTTTTAACACCCTGGTATGCCGCCTCGCCGACCACCTCGCGAACAGGACGCCCCAGCAGCTGTTTTGGGTCCATGTTAAACCATGACTCATAAGCCTTATTTGCAAAGCGGTACTTCTCGTCTTTGTCCAGGTAGCCGATCAGCACAGGCAGGGCATCCGTAATGAGGCGGAGGCTGTCAGCGCGCTGCTCCACCACCTGCCGTGACTTTACCTGCTCTGTTACGTCGTGGGCGAAAACCATTGCGCCATCTACTTCTCCTAGTTCGTTTCGACGCGCCTGGTACGTGAAATTCCAGAATATTTCCTCAGGCGGAGCACCCTCGTGGCGGGCCAGCATCAGGGGAAACTCCTGTGCCTGATAAGTCTGTCCGGTATTATATACATTAGCAAGGATATCAAGGAGAGGCGTGCCTTCCAACTCGGGAAGCGCCTTTAGCAATGGCTTGCCCAATAAATCCCTTCCCGGAAAAATCTGTTGGTAGGCTGGGTTTACCAGTTGGTATGTGAGCTCCGGGCCATCCAGGATAACGATAGGGGCAGGGGCTTCCATAAACAACTGCTGCAGGCGGTTGCGCTGCAGCTCTATTTCGGCTTTGGCCATTTCTAACTGGCGCATTCTGTCTGCGACACGTTTTTCAAGCCGCTTGTTAAGCTCCTGGAGCGCCTGTTGCACTTCGGTCAGCTGTTCGTTGGCAGCCTGAATTTCTTCGTTAGCCGCTGTAAGCTGTTCGTTTGATAGCTGCAGGGCTTGTTCCCGCTGCTCCACCTTCTGCCGGGCCTCCACCTGCGCCGTCACCTCATAGGCAAACACCAGAATACTGTCGATGTTGTTATGGATATCCCGGAGCGCCTGGTACGTGAAGTTGTAGTAGTTATGGCCGATGGCTCCCGAATTTTCGTGGTCGAGCTGCACCTTCATCTCGTGCGCATGATAGGTTTCGCCGGTATTGTACACATGGTCCAGTAGCCCAAAAATAGGCTGTCCCGCCAGCTCCGGCATAGCCTCGGCAATAGGCTTTCCTATAATGGATCGCTCGCCCACCAACTGTTGGTAAGGCGGGTTGACAAATTTGAACACATGGTGTGGTCCCTCAAAAACGCAGATCATCGCCGGCGCCTCCACCAGGATATGGTGCATTTTATGCCGCTGCAGATCCGCTTCTGCCCGGGCAGCATTCAGTTCAGCGTCATACTGTTCCTGCTGTTGGCTTAGGTGCTCTAACTGCTGCTTTGTAAGTATAGCTTCCGTTACATCCGCAAGCTTCAGAACAAGGTATTGCACGTTTCCCGCTTCATCCAACACAGGCGTGTTGAAGAGGCGCCAGTAGCTTTCTGCTGCGGCTGCATCCGGCTGCCGGGCGGCGTGGCTTAGTAGTAGTGGCTGTTGCGGCTGTTTGTGCGCAAGCACCCACTCCAGAGACCGATGTACCTGAAGCTGGGCATCCGGTGGCATACCGGCCGGCAAGGCATCCTGTAGTGTTTTCCCCTGCAGCGCGGCACGGCTATGGCGGGTGTTCTTCAGGTATCCCTCACTTGCCGTAAGAATCGTGAGATCGGGGGAAAGGATCAGGTATGGATCAGGGAGAGTCTCAAAAATTCTAAGTGTATCTGGCGGCAACGGAGCAGCTTTTATCATTGTTCGTCTTCTATTTTTTAGGCGCGTTCCCGCCAGGGCAAGCGGTACGTAATACCGCCTTTTGTAGGAACGTTAACAGGCAGGCCAGGTTAAATCTGTTTTTGCATAAGTAGCTCCAACTATTTTCTTTATAAGATTGGGGGCATCTAGCATGTTGCGTCAATGGAAAATTAAAATAAGGTGAACCGTTGGTATAAATATAAGGAAATATAAGGTTTCAGTGTATATCGGCTTCCATATCAGGCACACTATGCTTTATCGTCCGTTCAGTATTTTACGCTTTCCTGTAAAGATGAAGAGAAGCCACCTGTAAACGGGCTGTTCAGGTTTGAACGGACTGGCCTTACGTGCAAAGCAGCCGTAGCAATAAACACAACGCAGCCTGTTACCCAGCGCAGCCTGTTACCCAGCGCAGCAGATCTTAGCGCACACACTCCAGTTCCGCCAGATGTGTATCCGCCACAGAGCCGCATGAGCGGGAAGTGCTTTGGGATAAGTATAAGCGGCAGTTCGGGCAGCTAAAGCAGGGTCAGGGCTTCTGCTTTCAAGTCATCTTAGAGAACCCGGATGTTCGTCAGTTGCTGATACCAGAGATATAGGCCGCTATCTCATCTTCTTTTTCCTGCAGGTTCTCGTAGGCGAATTTGGCCACAACGTCGCTGGCCATGGTAGTGAGCACACCAAACACACGCGCCTTGCTGATGACTTCTTTGTTCCAGGCAGAGGCCACTACCAGAATGGCGTACCCGTTATAAGGCGTCAGGTCCATCAGGTCGGCATTGAGGTTGGGGGATGGCCACTTGCCGGAAGCGATGCTGTAGCTGCCCTGTTCCCAGCGGGGCGGGTTGTTAAGCTTGTCAGGAACCGGCTGAAAATAGCCGTCCACCACGGGCCCCATGAACACCACATTAACCTCCTGCAGCGCATTTGGAAGCAATGCCTGTGGGTTTGGCATTACTTTTCCGCTCTCCTCCGTAACCTCTGCATCCTTTGGGTTTGGCAATACAGTCCCTGACTCCTCTACACGCTCTTCTGTGGTATCCATTATGTTTAGTTGGGTGATAGACTATAAATACTGCAATCAGCGGCAATGGTTACCCTGGCAGCCGAAACAACCATGTCTTCAAGTATAAACGAACCCCGCCATACCACATTCTGGTAAATCAGAAGGTGAGGCTGCTGCCTGTGGGTGGCACATTAGCTGGTGGCAGGTTGTTGACAGGAGGAATCAGGGCCTTCACAACAAATCCATACGTCCTGACCAGCCTTACCGGGAACTGAACAAACAATGGAGCACCGGGTTAGGTACCTATACTTGTTTTTTAAATCAAACTACACCTCATGAACCTATCTCTGAAACAAGCTCAGGCTGCAGTGCAGGCAGCAATTGAAAAATCAAACGAACTGGGCCTTAAAATGAACATTGCACTGGTAGATGCGGGCGCCAACCTAACCGCTTTTGCCCGAATGGACGGTGCCTGGCTTGGTTCCGTGGACATTGCCATGAAGAAAGCCAGAACGGCCCGCTACTTCGACATGAACACCGGTCAGATCGGGGAGTTATCGCAACCGGGAGGTTCGCTATTTAACATTGAGCATTCCAACGGCGGCCTGATCACGTTTCCGGGCGGTATTCCGATCAAGGGAGCGGATGGCGAAGTGATTGGCGCTATCGGCGTTTCGGGAAGCACCGTAGAGAACGACCACACCGTGGCACAGGCGGGGGTAGACGCTGCAAATCAGTAAAAGCAAAGGCTATTCAAGTATAAAGCAGCCCTTCCGAACCAGTTTATACTTGGGGCGGAAGGGCTGCTTTATACTTGAATAGCTTCATTAAGCTGTTGCTGATCACTGTCCAGGCCAGCCTTCTGGTTTTTACCCATGAAAAATGAGCTGAATAATCTTTCAAATTATAGCTTTATACTTAAAAAAGCTCCTGCGCCAGCGCCTGGTCGTGGCCGTAAATATCGTTCCGGAACTGAACAGTACCATCGTCGGCTACCCAGGCAGTGAAATAAACCAGGTACACGGGCACATTCTTTTCCAGGTTTACGCGCTGCTCCTCGCGCGCATTCATGGCCTGCCTTACACGGTTCTTGTCCCAGCCCTGCTTGTTCCGAAGCAGGTAAGTAGCCAGGTCGGCGGGGCGCTCTACCCGCACACAGCCGTGGCTAAGGTTACGCTCTGCCTCACGAAACAGGTGGTCAGCCGGTGTGTCGTGCAGGTACACGGCATACTCATTCGGAAACATGAATTTTACCCGCCCCAGTGCATTGTCCGGGCCGGGGCGCTGACGAATGCGGTAGTCAAAGTTATGCTGCGTCATGGTATTCCAGTTTACCCGTTTTACCGGCACGCGCCTGGCATCGGGGCCAAAGGTGGTCACCATTTCCATGTTGTTGCTGGCCAGCCAATTGGGGTTGCGTTGCATGTGCGGTTTGATATCCTGCTCCACAATACTGTTGGGCACGTTCCAGTAAGGCGAGAAAATGAGGTACTGTATCTCATGGCTGAAGATAGGAGTGGAGTGCAGGTTTTTACCAACCACGGCTTTCATCTGCATCACCTCTTTGTCTTTCTCCATCACCGAAACCTGGAAGGCAGGAATATTCACCATAATATAAGTATCGCTTTTGCCTTCAGGAGCCAGTTGCCTGGGC
Above is a window of Pontibacter akesuensis DNA encoding:
- a CDS encoding PAS domain-containing protein — translated: MIKAAPLPPDTLRIFETLPDPYLILSPDLTILTASEGYLKNTRHSRAALQGKTLQDALPAGMPPDAQLQVHRSLEWVLAHKQPQQPLLLSHAARQPDAAAAESYWRLFNTPVLDEAGNVQYLVLKLADVTEAILTKQQLEHLSQQQEQYDAELNAARAEADLQRHKMHHILVEAPAMICVFEGPHHVFKFVNPPYQQLVGERSIIGKPIAEAMPELAGQPIFGLLDHVYNTGETYHAHEMKVQLDHENSGAIGHNYYNFTYQALRDIHNNIDSILVFAYEVTAQVEARQKVEQREQALQLSNEQLTAANEEIQAANEQLTEVQQALQELNKRLEKRVADRMRQLEMAKAEIELQRNRLQQLFMEAPAPIVILDGPELTYQLVNPAYQQIFPGRDLLGKPLLKALPELEGTPLLDILANVYNTGQTYQAQEFPLMLARHEGAPPEEIFWNFTYQARRNELGEVDGAMVFAHDVTEQVKSRQVVEQRADSLRLITDALPVLIGYLDKDEKYRFANKAYESWFNMDPKQLLGRPVREVVGEAAYQGVKTYIDRALAGERLDFESRMPYREDFVKHIRTSYVPDIQQGKVEGFFTLVNDVTEQKLVLQKIEKSEREAKALADKLLAANAELSRSNKAFQKLTKQQQQQVELVENSNDFISLASPSGRGVYLNQAGLELVGLTAAQVKQVKITDYFHEDDKAAAEASLLPALKENGRWTGERNLRHFQTGADIPVHYNSFSIKDPETGEILGLAAIAIDISERKKQETELQQLSDQLAATNMELSATNEQLTRTNIDLDNFIYTASHDLKAPIFNIEGLVRVLLNSLPAEALAGEGLESVPAMIEESIQRFKSTIEHLTEVTKLQKENNQGTELVDLEEVIGNIKLDLKPQLEAANATLHVDVADCPNIRFSKKNLRSVVYNLISNAIKYHAPDRALQIEISCRQETNYAVLAVKDNGLGIDLTNSRKLFTMFGRLHDHVEGSGVGLYMVKRIIENADGKINVESKLGEGSTFTVSLKN
- a CDS encoding GlcG/HbpS family heme-binding protein, producing MNLSLKQAQAAVQAAIEKSNELGLKMNIALVDAGANLTAFARMDGAWLGSVDIAMKKARTARYFDMNTGQIGELSQPGGSLFNIEHSNGGLITFPGGIPIKGADGEVIGAIGVSGSTVENDHTVAQAGVDAANQ